One genomic region from Deltaproteobacteria bacterium GWC2_65_14 encodes:
- a CDS encoding PadR family transcriptional regulator, giving the protein MRRSSVTAEDAKALQREILLAFWKIHILHHAGEEPVVGQWMLQELRRHGYDVSPGTLYPILHRMEKLGWLRRDVDRPGGPRARKSYRLTAKGNAVLVAVARQLDELFKETRLGGPPRRPEDPSQERGSRIRPVAREER; this is encoded by the coding sequence ATGAGACGATCCTCCGTGACTGCGGAAGACGCGAAAGCCCTGCAGCGAGAGATCCTCCTGGCTTTCTGGAAGATCCACATCCTTCACCACGCCGGCGAGGAGCCGGTGGTCGGCCAATGGATGCTCCAGGAGTTGCGGCGCCACGGATACGACGTAAGCCCCGGGACCCTGTATCCCATCCTCCACCGAATGGAGAAGCTCGGATGGCTCCGCCGCGACGTCGACCGGCCGGGAGGGCCGCGCGCCAGGAAGTCCTATCGCCTCACCGCGAAGGGGAACGCGGTGCTTGTCGCCGTCGCCCGCCAGCTGGACGAGCTGTTCAAGGAGACGCGGCTCGGCGGGCCGCCCCGCCGCCCCGAGGATCCGTCGCAGGAAAGGGGTTCCCGGATCCGTCCGGTCGCTCGAGAGGAGCGCTGA
- a CDS encoding Fis family transcriptional regulator, which translates to MRTKGKVFLVDDDELILEMLSRALRQEGYDVEADATGREVPGRLKAFFPDVALLDIKLPGKSGLEIFQEIRESGIPCQVVMLTSDDTAETAIKAMKLGAADYLTKPFDLEEVKIVIGQVIENGRLRREVQCLRVANPDLYQADFLGESHAAREIREKAAKLARARVRTVLITGESGTGKEVLARYIHRLLHADTGVPWAAILPINCAALPEALLESELFGYEKGAFTDAKADKRGVFELANRGTVLLDEIGDMKPGLQAKLLRVIEERAIRRVGGDREIPVDVTVMATTNRDLPAAMEAGEFRTDFFYRLDAFSLHLAPLRERKEDILVLAHSFLSGFSGRYNRPRPAGFSPEAERLMLSHPWPGNVRELRNVIERIVVLENAETILPGHLPKEMFHSSPHPPSAAPSGRFLLPEKGISLEELEKDLILQALERAKNNKTLAAKLLDVSYDSLRYQIKKFRLE; encoded by the coding sequence ATGAGGACCAAGGGGAAGGTGTTCCTCGTCGACGACGACGAACTGATCCTCGAGATGCTCTCGAGGGCGTTGCGCCAGGAGGGGTACGACGTCGAGGCGGACGCCACCGGCCGGGAGGTCCCGGGCCGGCTGAAGGCCTTTTTCCCCGACGTGGCGCTGCTGGACATCAAGCTTCCCGGCAAGAGCGGACTCGAGATCTTCCAGGAGATCCGGGAGAGCGGGATCCCCTGCCAGGTGGTCATGCTCACCTCGGACGACACCGCGGAGACCGCCATAAAGGCCATGAAGCTTGGCGCCGCGGACTACCTGACGAAACCGTTCGACCTGGAAGAGGTGAAGATCGTCATCGGCCAGGTGATCGAGAACGGAAGGCTGAGGCGGGAAGTGCAGTGCCTGCGCGTGGCGAACCCGGACCTCTATCAGGCGGATTTCCTCGGCGAGTCGCACGCGGCCCGGGAGATTCGCGAAAAGGCGGCCAAGCTGGCCCGGGCCAGGGTCCGGACCGTGCTGATCACGGGCGAGAGCGGGACGGGAAAGGAAGTCCTCGCCAGGTACATCCATCGGCTTCTCCACGCGGACACGGGGGTCCCGTGGGCCGCGATCCTCCCCATCAACTGCGCGGCCCTTCCGGAGGCGCTGCTGGAGAGCGAGCTCTTCGGATACGAAAAGGGCGCCTTCACGGACGCGAAAGCGGACAAGAGGGGAGTGTTCGAGCTGGCGAACCGGGGCACCGTCCTCCTCGACGAGATCGGAGACATGAAGCCGGGCCTGCAGGCGAAGCTCCTGCGGGTGATCGAGGAACGGGCGATCCGCCGCGTCGGGGGGGACCGGGAGATACCGGTCGACGTGACCGTAATGGCCACGACGAACCGGGACCTCCCGGCTGCGATGGAGGCGGGAGAGTTCCGGACGGATTTCTTCTACCGCCTGGACGCCTTCTCCCTCCACCTGGCGCCCCTCCGGGAAAGAAAAGAGGACATCCTTGTCCTGGCCCATAGCTTCCTTTCGGGGTTTTCCGGTCGGTACAACCGGCCCCGCCCCGCGGGCTTCTCTCCCGAGGCGGAGCGGCTCATGCTTTCCCATCCGTGGCCCGGGAACGTGCGGGAGCTGAGAAACGTGATCGAACGGATCGTGGTGCTGGAGAACGCCGAAACGATCCTTCCCGGGCACCTTCCCAAGGAGATGTTTCACTCCTCGCCGCACCCGCCATCCGCCGCCCCTTCCGGCCGTTTTCTGCTTCCCGAGAAGGGGATCTCCCTGGAGGAGCTGGAGAAGGACCTGATCCTCCAGGCCCTGGAACGGGCGAAGAACAACAAGACCCTGGCGGCGAAACTGCTGGACGTGAGCTACGACTCCCTGAGGTACCAGATCAAGAAGTTCCGGCTGGAGTAA